From Hallerella porci:
ATACGACTTAAAGTCAACTTGAAGTCAAGGGGTAAAATGAAAAAAAATGAAAAATTTTTTGAAAAAGTTTGATTTTGGGAAAATAAGTTCGTTGAACTGTGACTCTATTATGCTCCACAAAATTGTAGATTTCTACAAGAAAATGGAGTATTATTAGCTAATTTGCAAAAAATCCCAAGAAAGAGCTTCGCTTTTGGCCATTGGCGATTCGTTTCAGAAAATTATCATCACATACGATAGAATCCCGTGCCACTACGATGATAACGGATTTTTATACATCTCTTTAAAAGAATTCTTACTAGAAGACCCATTTTAATGACAACATTTTAAGAACGCAATTTTTTTTGTCATCCTTCACTGCATTCCGTTCAGGAAGACTTCCAACGAAATCTTCCCGAAAATCTCTCGTCTGGTTTCTATACTCTAACTTCTAATTGCCCGCGAAGAGGGCTGAACTTTTGCCTTGCAAAAGTTCACTAATTCCTCATTAAGTACGGCAAAGCCATGCGCATCGTGTCATCCTGAACTAAGCCATAGGCGTAGCGAACGGATCTAGCATTTATTATTTGGCGAAAAATATGAACTAGGAGCTCGCACCTGGGTTTTAAAACTACAGCTTGCGGATTTCTGCTTCGGAAAGAGAAGTGTAACGCACGATTTTATCAATCGGTTCTTCGCTTGCAAGCATTTCCTTTGCCATTTCGCGAGCTTTGTTCAAAGCTCCCGCAGCAGTTCCTCTCGCAATGCCAGCAGCAATTCCCGCTTTTTCTCCCTTGCGGAAGGCTGTTTCTTTTTCGTATAATAAATCAGTCATGCCGTCAACCTGCTTTAGGAAAAGTTCATCTTCGTAATGCTCTAAAGATACATCTTTTGAAAGTTTTTTGCAAAAGTCCTCATCGAAAAATTGTTTGTGAGAGGCGCGCTCGTAAATGATATCCCCGAAAAAGCGAAGCATTTCGGCGCGCTGCGAGCGCTCCTTTTCCGTTTCGGGAGTGTGCGCGTCATTTGCCAAAAATTTCTCAACTTCGACAAAGTAAAAGTCAAGTTTTGGATAATACGATTCGCCATTTTTCGTCAAATTTACATGATGAAAATAAGTCTCGGGGTCGAGTTCAAATTGGTTGCAAGTGAGAATTGAAAGCACGTAAATATGCGGCAATTCGTAGCTTTCGGACTTTTTGACTTGATTTGTAATCACGCGCGAGGTGTAATACAGCAAGCGATCCATGAAAAAATCGCTGTCGGTTTGTTGGACTTCAATGAGAATCGGTTCGTCATTTTGGTTTGTGCCGATGATGTCAAAAATTGTGGTTTTGTTATTCAAAATGCCGGGCTGTTCTTCGCGCTCAAAATGAAAATTTTTGATGCGATTTTTGCC
This genomic window contains:
- a CDS encoding Rpn family recombination-promoting nuclease/putative transposase; its protein translation is MNRSQYYALLKAIKEDPSNLAKFRARFKNVYPFSDAIFEILMVNEHDPSRLIKFLNAMMGFEGKNRIKNFHFEREEQPGILNNKTTIFDIIGTNQNDEPILIEVQQTDSDFFMDRLLYYTSRVITNQVKKSESYELPHIYVLSILTCNQFELDPETYFHHVNLTKNGESYYPKLDFYFVEVEKFLANDAHTPETEKERSQRAEMLRFFGDIIYERASHKQFFDEDFCKKLSKDVSLEHYEDELFLKQVDGMTDLLYEKETAFRKGEKAGIAAGIARGTAAGALNKAREMAKEMLASEEPIDKIVRYTSLSEAEIRKL